The genomic window TTCAATAAATAAAATTACAGCAGTTTATATGAGTACTAAAAATTTCGAAGTATTAGAAGAAGTAGTCATCAAATTTGCCGGCGATTCGGGTGATGGGATGCAGCTTACCGGAGGACAGTTTACCAATACCGCCGCACTCTTTGGCAATGATCTCGGCACTTTCCCTGATTTTCCCGCTGAAATTCGGGCACCAATCGGGACTGTAGCCGGCGTTTCAGGTTATCAGCTCAACTTTGGCAGCAAGGAAATCTATACACCGGGTGATAAATGCGATGTACTGGTGGCGATGAATTCCGCTGCACTGAAGGTAAACCTCTTCAATCTGAAGAAGGGAGGAATCATTATAGCCAATACTTCCGGGTTTGACTTAAAGAATCTCAAGCTTTCCGGATACGATAAAAACCCACTGGATGACGGCACTCTGGATGGATATAACCTCATTAAAGTGGACGTTACGCGTATGACCCGTGAAGCCACGGAAGATATTCAGCTGGGTGTAAAGGAAAAGGACCGTTGCAAGAATATGTTTGTACTCGGCTTTCTCTATTGGATGTTTGACCGCCCGATGGAAAACACCATTAATTTTATTACCAAGAAATTTGCGAAGCAGGACGATGTGAAGGAAGCGAATCTCCGTGCCCTGAAGGCAGGTTATCACTACGGCGACACTACGGAAACTTTTACCACAAGATACCATGTGGAGAAGGCCAAAATGGAACCGGGCACTTACCGCAACATCATGGGCAATCAGGCACTCAGTCTTGGATTGGTTGCCGCATCGCAAAAGTCAGGGTTACCGCTTTTCCTGGGTGCATATCCAATCACACCGGCCTCTGACATCCTGCATGAACTGGCGAAATTCAAAAATTTCGGCATCCGCACCTACCAGGCGGAAGACGAAATCGCTGCCATCTGTTCGGCCATTGGCGCCTCCTTTGGAGGCTCGCTGGGTGTTACCACCACTTCCGGCCCTGGCATGGCGCTTAAGCTGGAAGCCATGGGATTAGCTGTGATGCTGGAGATTCCTTTGGTCATTTGCGACATACAAAGAGGCGGCCCGTCTACCGGATTACCTACCAAAACAGAACAGGCTGACCTGCTGCATGCACTTTACGGAAGAAACGGCGAATGCCCGATGCCGGTACTCGCAGCGAGATCTCCTGCAGATTGTTTTGACACGGTGCTGGAAGCCGCACGCATTGCCATTCAGCATATGACACCGGTTATTTTGCTGAGTGACGGCTATATTGCCAATGGTGCAGAACCATGGAGATTCCCTTCAGGCAATGATCTCAGGGAAATCAAGACATCCTTTGCGAAGCCCATGGAGAACGGCGAAAAATTTATGCCGTATGCGCGTGATGAAAAACTTGCCAGGCCCTGGGCCATACCCGGCACAAGGGGACTGGAGCACCGGATTGGCGGTCTTGAGAAACAAAATATCACCGGCAACATCTCGTATGAACCGGAAAATCATGAATTCATGGTGAAATTAAGGGAAGAAAAAGTTGAGCTCGTGGCTGACTATATTCCATTACAATCCCTGGACAGCGGCCCTGAAAAAGGTGAATTGCTTGTGTTGGGATGGGGTGGAACTTACGGATCAATAAAAGCTTCCGTTAAAGAACTGCAGGACGAGGGTTACAAAGTTGCCCATGCTCATTTGCGTTATCTGAAGCCTTTCCCGAAAAATTTAGGGGAGTTGCTTCATAATTATGACAAGGTTTTAGTACCGGAAATTAATAATGGACAGTTAGTGAAAGTAATACGCGATAAATTTATGATACCGGCCATTCCATTTAACAAGATTCAGGGATTACCCATTATGAAAGCAGAACTGGTAAACAGCATTAAATCATTACTTGCCTAAGACTTCCATAAGCAGCAACCATACTGCAACACCTAAAATATAACTGAAATTATGATCGACTCGTCAACAGTAACTGAACCGGTGGTAAAACTTACCGCGAAAGATTTTCAAACAGATCAGGATGTACGCTGGTGTCCCGGCTGCGGTGATTATTCCATCCTGAAGCAGGTGCATACCATACTACCGCAACTGGGATTAAAAAAAGAAGACCTCGTTTTCATCAGCGGCATCGGATGTTCTTCCAGGTTTCCGTATTACACCGACACATTTGGCATGCATTCAATTCATGGACGAGCAACTGCAGTAGCATCAGGCCTGAAGGCTACGCGGCCGGAACTGAGTGTGTGGATCGTTACGGGCGACGGTGATGCTTTATCTATCGGCGGTAATCATTTCATCCACCTCATGCGGCGCAACTTTGATGTGAACGTACTTATGTTCAACAACCAGATATACGGATTGACGAAGGGACAATATTCACCCACTTCGGAAGTGAACAAAATCACCAAGTCAACGCCCTATGGCTCAGTAGATCATCCGTTTAATCCGATAGCATTGGCACTTGGTTCTGATGCCACATTTGTAGCACGCTCCATGGATCGCGACCCTGCCCATCTGCAACAGATGTTGCTCCAGACATGGAAACATAAAGGCGCTTCGTTTCTTGAAATCTACCAGAACTGCAACATCTACAACGATCAGGCTTTTGAACTATTTACGGAAAAAGGGACGAAGAAAATGAATGACCTTTTTATGGTAGAAGGTCAACCGCTGATATTCGGGAATAACGATGAAATGGGAATCAGGCTGGATGGCTTTACACCGCAGGTAGTGAATCTGAATGACGGATTTTCGAAAGATGACCTGATGGTGCATCAGCCGAAAGACATTAATAAGGCGATGATACTTTCGCGCCTCTATGAAATGAATGACAGCGAGCATCATTTTCCAAAACCGTTCGGCGTCTTTTATGTCAAAGACCGTGATACCTATGAAGATGTGATGAATGGTCAGGTTGAAGCTGCATTGGCAAAGATGGGCACAGGTGACCTTGACAAATTGTTGCGCGGCAAAGAAACATGGACGGTGGTCTAAATTCGTTTGTCTCTCTCAGCGCCGAATTTATGAGCAGTTAAGCGGTTTTTATTTACGCTGTTCCAGGTAATTCAGCCAGTCAACCAGTTGTTTTTTCTTCAGCACGCGCGGAAACTTATGCTGTCCGCCCAGTTTACCCTGTTTCCTCATCCAGTCCATAAATACTGCTGCCGGCATTACCTGCACAAATACATCCTTTAATGCCGATGCACGTTCCGTAGCATAATCATCGTTCAACACCCGGAGCTGATCGTCAATTTTATTACGCAACGCTTGCGCGTCCAAAGGATCATCGCATCCGATATACCATTGATGGGCAAACAAGCCATCGTGCGGAATGCCGGCCACCGTAAATTCACGTATATTGATATTCAGTTCTTCATTTACCAGCTCTATCGCACGGTTCATATTGTCAACAGAAAGATGCTCGCCCGTAAGACTGAGGTAATGCTTCGTTCTTCCTACGATAATAATCTCCGCCCTGGCAACATCCGTAAATTCAATCACATCACCAATCAAGTATCGCCACGCTCCGGCACAGGTGGTGAGCAGCAACGCATAGGGACTGTGCGCTTCCACTTCTCCTATATGCAGGGCCCTGGTTCCTTCCCTTAGATCACCATTCTCATCAAAATGCTCATCATTAAAGGGAATAAATTCATAGTAAATACCATTGGTGAGCAGCATCTTCATTCCATCAGCATGCGCATGATCGGCAAAGGCTATGAATCCTTCTGATGCCAGGTAGGTGTCAATATCTATTACTTTCTTTCCAAACAATTTTTTAAACCCCTGCCGGTAAGGTTCGAAGGAAACGCCGCTGTGCACATAACACATCAGGTTAGGCCATATATCATGAATATTTTCGAGATCGTTGTATTCAATGATGCGTTCCAGCATTATTTGTATCCAGGCCGGTACGCCAACGATGATAGAGATATCCCAGCCGGGCGCTTTACGGGCAATTTCATTCAGCTTCCTGTCCCAGTCTTTTTCCTGTGCTATTTTTTTGCCGGGTTTATAAAATACCTGGAACCAGAATGGAATTTTTTTCGCGCTGATACCGCTTAAATCTCCTTCAAAGTATTTTCCCCTTTTATTGAGATCAGTACTGCCTCCCAGCATGAGGATACGCTTTTCAAATATTTCGGGGGGAAAACCAAAATGCCTTCCCGAAAGTATTTGCTTTACTGAAGCCCGCTTGATTGCCCTGATCATATCGATTGTTAACGGAATACGCTTGCTTCCCGACTCTGAAGTGCCACTGCTCAGTGCAAAATATTTTGTACGGCCCGGCCAGCAGATATTGTCTTCGCCATTGAGTGTGCGCTGCCACCAGTTTTCAAGAATGGAATTGTAGTGATACACCGGTACCGCTTCGCGGTAGGCATTCAATACATCCTGCTTCATCAAAATGTTATAAAACCTGAAATGCTTGCCAAATTCTGTGAATGCTGCTTTTCGCAACAATCGCTTCAGCTGACGCTCCTGTTGTTTTAAAATGCTTACAGGCAGCAGACGATCACGCTGTTCCTTTAACCGTTCGTTCAGTGCAATGGTGCGGTCAATGAGCGGGCCGATAAGTGGCATAGGTGTACTTTATTTTAAATCGTTGCGGAGATCCGGATCTTAAGCAAACATCAAACCCTCTAAAGATACTATGTGAATTGATTCCTCTCAACAAAAAATAAACTGACCGGCAAGTGCCGGCAAAAAAATCGGCATGCAATGAATAGCTGCTGCAGTGCTCGATGATTGATTTCCGGCAACGCCCTGTGAAATCAACAATCAGAAGTTATTCATATTTTTGCGGCCATGAAGCACTCCCTTATCGTTGCCATACTGCTATCCACTCTCCTGTTCTCCTGCAAAACCGATTTTGATGTAACCTCTGACTGGGAAGATATTGCTATTGTATATGGCCTGCTTGATCCAACGGATACAGCTCAGTATATAAAAGTCAACAAAGCATTTCTTGATAAATCAACAAGTGCATTGGAAATAGCACAAATTCCGGATTCGCTTTACTATCAAAATATCACTGTTGAGTTGCAACAATTTCAGAATGGTGTTTTGAAAAAGACCATCGGGCTCGAAAAGGTCGACGGCAATCTTGAAGGATATGTGAAGGACACCGGCATTTTTGCGGCAGCACCTAATTTCCTTTATAAAACCAAAGAGTTGCTCGATCAAAACAGCAGTTACCATTTATTGATTACAGAATCCGACAACGGAAAAGTGATCAGTTCCGAAACCGAAATCATCAATGATTTTGCCATACTTCGCCCCACGCCCACCCAAAAGGTAAATTTCTTCCCCGGTGATAATTACAACGGACAGTTTGTTTCCGCCAAAGACGGAAAGATATACGGACTTACCGTCCGTTTTAACTACAGGGAAGTGAATGTAGCTGACCCGTCATTTTTTGAAGATAAATATATTGATTGGGAAATCTTCTCCACTAAACGTTCAAATAATACAGGTGGTGGTCAAACCATGGATTATGATATTCCGGGTGATGGATTTTATGCTTTCGTCAATTCTCAGCTTAAAGATGATGCAACCATTTACCGGCAGGCGATAAATTTTGACTTTATGTTTTCTGCCGGTGGCGAAACCCTTGATACCTACAACCAGGTTGCCATAGCCCAACAAGGACTTACTTCAGGCAATATTCAGCCTGAATATACCAATATAGAAAACGGACTCGGCCTTTTTTCATCGCGCTTCTACAAGACTATTTATAAGGTGCAGATAGATGATCATACGATTGATACTTTAGCGTGCAGCACGGTCACCAAACACCTCCGTTTCGAAAACACAGAAGGTGACTTCTGTTTCTGATTGCTGTCTTTTTGTCACCATTACGATTGCCAGCCCCACTATATAATGGCATAGTGCCAATATTTCTTGCATTCAATCCGGTGGCATAACTATTGACAAGGCTGACTGTTCTAATTCTAAAAAATAAATAACATGGGAAAAATAATTGGCATTGACCTGGGCACCACCAATTCCTGCGTAGCAGTGATGGAAGGTGCAGATCCGGTTGTAATTGCAAATGATGAGGGAGCCAGGACAACGCCTTCCGTTGTCGCCTTTCTTCAGAATGGTGAGAGGAAAGTGGGAGCTCCTGCAAAACGACAGGCAATCACAAACCCGAAGAATACAATAGCTTCGATCAAGCGTTTCATGGGCCGCAGGCACGATGAGGTAGCAGCAGAACTGAAATATGTTGCCTATGATGTTGTCAAAGGCGAAAATGATACAGTGCGTGTTAAGATAAATGATCGCAACTATACTCCGCAGGAAATTTCTGCAATGATCTTGCAGAAGATGAAAAAAACGGCGGAAGACTATCTCGGTCAGCCAGTCACCGAAGCGGTGATTACGGTGCCTGCCTACTTTAACGATTCACAACGTCATGCGACAAAGGAAGCCGGAGAAATTGCCGGTCTGAAGGTGCTGCGTATCATCAATGAACCTACAGCAGCCGCACTGGCCTACGGCCTCGACAAGAAGCATAAAGATATGAAGATTGCCGTGTATGATCTTGGCGGCGGCACATTCGATATTTCTATACTGGATTTAGGAGATGGTGTTTTTGAAGTTAAATCCACCAACGGTGACACACATCTCGGTGGTGATGACTTTGATCAGGTGATCATCGGATGGCTGGCAGAAGAATTTAAAAAAGATGAACCGAACATCGATCTGAAAAAAGACCCGATGGCATTGCAACGGTTGAAAGAAGCGGCTGAAAAAGCGAAGATTGAATTGTCTTCTTCTGTAGAAACGGAAATCAACTTACCATATATCACTGCAGTTGATGGTGTTCCCAAACACCTGGTGAAAAAACTCTCGCGTTCAAAGTTTGAACAGCTTGTTGATCACCTCGTAGAGCGTTCGCTTGAGCCATGCCGTAAAGCGGTGGCCGATGCCGGCGTCTCCGTTTCGCAGATTGATGAAGTGATCTTGGTTGGTGGTTCCACCCGTATTCCGAAGATTCAGGAAGTGGTGGAGAAATTTTTCGGCAAAAAACCCTCCAAAGGTGTTAATCCTGATGAGGTGGTAGCTGTTGGTGCTTCTATTCAGGGCGGTGTGCTGGCAGGTG from Chitinophagales bacterium includes these protein-coding regions:
- a CDS encoding 2-oxoacid:acceptor oxidoreductase subunit alpha, with product MSTKNFEVLEEVVIKFAGDSGDGMQLTGGQFTNTAALFGNDLGTFPDFPAEIRAPIGTVAGVSGYQLNFGSKEIYTPGDKCDVLVAMNSAALKVNLFNLKKGGIIIANTSGFDLKNLKLSGYDKNPLDDGTLDGYNLIKVDVTRMTREATEDIQLGVKEKDRCKNMFVLGFLYWMFDRPMENTINFITKKFAKQDDVKEANLRALKAGYHYGDTTETFTTRYHVEKAKMEPGTYRNIMGNQALSLGLVAASQKSGLPLFLGAYPITPASDILHELAKFKNFGIRTYQAEDEIAAICSAIGASFGGSLGVTTTSGPGMALKLEAMGLAVMLEIPLVICDIQRGGPSTGLPTKTEQADLLHALYGRNGECPMPVLAARSPADCFDTVLEAARIAIQHMTPVILLSDGYIANGAEPWRFPSGNDLREIKTSFAKPMENGEKFMPYARDEKLARPWAIPGTRGLEHRIGGLEKQNITGNISYEPENHEFMVKLREEKVELVADYIPLQSLDSGPEKGELLVLGWGGTYGSIKASVKELQDEGYKVAHAHLRYLKPFPKNLGELLHNYDKVLVPEINNGQLVKVIRDKFMIPAIPFNKIQGLPIMKAELVNSIKSLLA
- a CDS encoding 2-oxoacid:ferredoxin oxidoreductase subunit beta; protein product: MIDSSTVTEPVVKLTAKDFQTDQDVRWCPGCGDYSILKQVHTILPQLGLKKEDLVFISGIGCSSRFPYYTDTFGMHSIHGRATAVASGLKATRPELSVWIVTGDGDALSIGGNHFIHLMRRNFDVNVLMFNNQIYGLTKGQYSPTSEVNKITKSTPYGSVDHPFNPIALALGSDATFVARSMDRDPAHLQQMLLQTWKHKGASFLEIYQNCNIYNDQAFELFTEKGTKKMNDLFMVEGQPLIFGNNDEMGIRLDGFTPQVVNLNDGFSKDDLMVHQPKDINKAMILSRLYEMNDSEHHFPKPFGVFYVKDRDTYEDVMNGQVEAALAKMGTGDLDKLLRGKETWTVV
- a CDS encoding GH3 auxin-responsive promoter family protein; this encodes MPLIGPLIDRTIALNERLKEQRDRLLPVSILKQQERQLKRLLRKAAFTEFGKHFRFYNILMKQDVLNAYREAVPVYHYNSILENWWQRTLNGEDNICWPGRTKYFALSSGTSESGSKRIPLTIDMIRAIKRASVKQILSGRHFGFPPEIFEKRILMLGGSTDLNKRGKYFEGDLSGISAKKIPFWFQVFYKPGKKIAQEKDWDRKLNEIARKAPGWDISIIVGVPAWIQIMLERIIEYNDLENIHDIWPNLMCYVHSGVSFEPYRQGFKKLFGKKVIDIDTYLASEGFIAFADHAHADGMKMLLTNGIYYEFIPFNDEHFDENGDLREGTRALHIGEVEAHSPYALLLTTCAGAWRYLIGDVIEFTDVARAEIIIVGRTKHYLSLTGEHLSVDNMNRAIELVNEELNINIREFTVAGIPHDGLFAHQWYIGCDDPLDAQALRNKIDDQLRVLNDDYATERASALKDVFVQVMPAAVFMDWMRKQGKLGGQHKFPRVLKKKQLVDWLNYLEQRK
- the dnaK gene encoding molecular chaperone DnaK gives rise to the protein MGKIIGIDLGTTNSCVAVMEGADPVVIANDEGARTTPSVVAFLQNGERKVGAPAKRQAITNPKNTIASIKRFMGRRHDEVAAELKYVAYDVVKGENDTVRVKINDRNYTPQEISAMILQKMKKTAEDYLGQPVTEAVITVPAYFNDSQRHATKEAGEIAGLKVLRIINEPTAAALAYGLDKKHKDMKIAVYDLGGGTFDISILDLGDGVFEVKSTNGDTHLGGDDFDQVIIGWLAEEFKKDEPNIDLKKDPMALQRLKEAAEKAKIELSSSVETEINLPYITAVDGVPKHLVKKLSRSKFEQLVDHLVERSLEPCRKAVADAGVSVSQIDEVILVGGSTRIPKIQEVVEKFFGKKPSKGVNPDEVVAVGASIQGGVLAGDVKDVLLLDVTPLSLGIETLGGVMTKLIESNTTIPTRKSETFTTAADSQPSVEIHVMQGERSMARDNRTIGRFMLDGIPPAPRGVPQVEVTFDIDANGILNVSAKDKGTGKEQTIRIQASTGLSKEEVEKMKNDARANEAADREAREKVDKLNSADSLIFQTEKQLKEFGEKIPADKKVAIESALGRLKDAHKQQDITGIDASMNDLNTAWQAASEDLYKAQQQQPGAPTEDTSGKGGNESGAKDDTVQDVPYEEVKDEKK